The Ochotona princeps isolate mOchPri1 chromosome 17, mOchPri1.hap1, whole genome shotgun sequence genome segment gttcatgtcctaactgctgcacttcccatccaactccctgcttgtggcctgggacatcagtagaggatggcccaaggccctgggaccctgcacccccgtggaaaacctggaagaagctcctggtttcagattggctcagttgcgGCTACTGAGGTcgattagggagtgaactagcagatggaagatctttgtctcttattctgtaaatctgatctgcctttccaataaaaataaataaatctttaaaaacaaattttactgTAATGATTTGATAGGTAGAGTTACAGACTgacagagggatggagggaaatcTTCTATGAGCTGATTCACggctcaagcagctgcaatgcctGGGCCTtggacaagctgaagccaggagccaggaactgcatgtgGGGGTGAtacagacccaagtacttgggccccataCTTCCTGGACCCAAGTAATTCTGCTGACTTTTCAGGTCATTGCAAGTTGAAAAGTAAAGCATCAGGGACTAGAATGGGCACCAGTGTGACACGgatgtcacagaaggtggcttcAGCTACTGTGTTACAGTGCTGGCTCCCAAAGTCATACGCTTTGATGGTTTCCCTGGAAGACTTTATGACTAATGGGACTTCTCTCCCCTGGtaagttgtgtttttttaaactatCTCACAATGTCTAAATCAAAACAGCAGAAGGACAGTGTTAATACCCATGATGAAAACTGCCAGCACTCCATGGCTTGGGGACACCACCTGATTGGATCTTCATACGCTTCTGGCCAATCCGCATTCCTGAGGAACTCCCAGAGCCCCGTCTCTGAGACACATATGCCACTCATTTCTAAAAGGCAAGCAGAggaacaggtgttgtggcacagtgcgtgaAGATGGTACTTGAGGGGCCACCATCTCCTGTTGGattaccagtttgaatcctggttcctccactttttatccagctccttgatgatgtgcctggcaaagcagcagaagatgaccaaaatACATGTGTCCCTGCCCCCCCAGGGGGAGCCCCAGattaaagttcctggctcctggctttggcctggcccagccttgaccactgtagtcatttggagagcggGGGaggaaccagtggattgaagctttctctctgtgtctcttccttctctgtaattctgcccttaaaatacataaatgatttttttaaaaaaatgaaaataaaatccaagTATATTTTagacacacataaagtaccagcAGCTCTTTTTCCATCAAACAGGCAAGTAAACAATCTCTTGCTAAGTCAGTGATGTGGCACAGCatcatggaaacaggttaggccACTTTGCATAGCAGAGGTGGAAGACGGAATATAATCATGAATGTGAGTTGCTTCCTATTTCATTTACTTCCCTTTGCATCCTGGCCCAGGCTAAGTAAGGCCTTTAAGTAAGAACAACCGGCGCTGACTGGATGAGACCCAGTAATTCATAATCCCTGGCCAGCTGGCCACCCCGCCCCCTCAGAACACTGTTGGGCAATGCTGCTACCTTGAATATAAATCAAAACAACAGAAGGACGAATGAGAGGACAGGAGCTGATGTGCAGGGAGCACCTGCCACGTGCCAGCCTTGGCCTGTGGAACTGGAGGGTAGCGACTGATCAAAACATGTTGCCTGCATAGCCAAGGGAAGAGCTTTACCAAGTCCAAAGTCAGAAGGAGGAAGGTCTCGGTCTGAACAGATGagacaggcccagctggggatgGACACATCACAGATCTTCCCCCCTCCCAAGTGTCTCGTTGCGGTGTCTCCTGTTCAGCGGGTTGTTTTCAGATGTGTGGAGTTCCCCGCAGGCCTCACCGGGGCTAACATCTCCTGGGTCGAGGTGGGGCATCTCACACCCTAATGCTCATCAGAATCCCCAGGGAGGGCCCCGCCCTCAGAGactcaggggtgggggtgggggtggggacgagACCTGCCTGTCTAATGAGCCACCCTGTGATGCTGATGCTGCGGTTTGCTTAAGGAAGATCTGAAAGGCTCccaacaataataatagtaataataataataataacaacaataataatctggggccagctttgtggcatcacaggctaagcctctgcctacagctcTGGCGTCTCATATGataccagtttaagtcctggctgctccacttccaatccaactccctgctaacagcctgggaaaaagcagcagaagatggcacaagtccttggggaccctgcatccacatggggaaagcttcctggaggaggctcctagctctcaGCTCAAGACCAACCAGCCagggccattgcggttacttacagaatgaaccagcagatggaagatccctctctgtatctctcttcctctctctgtaaccctgctttgcaaataaaaatgaacttaaaaaaacattttttaaaaatatcagtgcCTGGCTCCCCCTGTCAGGGTTCTGGTTTGGTTGGCCAGGCCCTTCTGGGTATCAAGGTGGCTGAGCTCTGCAGGTGATGCTAATGTGTTGCGCTTGGGGACCCCCTGGAGTTcccaggggaaggcagaaggataAAAAGCTCCTGGGTTTCACCTCCCCAATCCTCTGGGTCCAAGCCTgctgggaagggagggaaaaCATCCTTTATGCACCACATCTGTGACTTTGAAACCAGGTACAACACCTGTTATGGCCAAGAAAAGAAGTGTGTAAATTGGGCTGGGCATGGTagtctcgtggctaaagtccttgtcttgcacgcaccaagatcccctatggttcatgtcctggcagcctgcttcccacccagctccctacttgtggcccgggaaagcagttgaggatggcccaaagctttgggaccctgcacccacatgggagaccccaaagaagctccgagcttctgccttcagattagtgcagctctggctgttgcagctgcttggggagtgaatcattgcacacaagatcttcctctttgtctctcttcttctgtatatctaactttccaattaaaaaaaaataatatttttttttttttaaaaagagaagtgtgCAAACCTAGTGCTGTGGAAATCTGATGTTGTGCTGGTTTCGCGGCACCACGAAGCTGGGCACTCACATCCATCCCCACTTCAGAGGGGTGTGCACTTGCCAGCCTGCCACCATCCCCGTTCCTGCCTAGCATTTGGCTTCCTCCCCCACCTTGGCCTGAGACTATGAATCTAGCCTCGTGTTGCCATACATGGCACAGATCTTGCTGGCAGGCAGCTGTGAGTGGACAAGTGTGTGTGAGTATGGGGGGTGGGAGTAGGAAGCCAGCTGAGCCCTTCGAGATGGAGACAGGAGACACAGGAGGAGGACCCTGTGCATGGAGCAGTGGGGAGAGGCAGGGTGTTCTAATTGGTGCTTAAATGGGATGCTCCGGTGAGGAAGGTTAGCAGCTTAAGCAGATGCACCACAGCGCCACATCACCAGCATTTCTTCTAATGCTTGCGTACTCAGGTGTTCCACAAGGCACCATGTTCggcagctgtgtggccttgacCGGGTTACCCAACCTTCCTGAggatctgtaaaatgggaccaACAACCTTCACGGGAGCCTAGGTGCCCCCCAAGGTGGGATGGCCTTTCCTTTTCCCAGCGCAGTACGTGGGACGTAGTGGTGCTCCATGAGTGCTTGTGGCAGCAGTGAGTAGATGGTCTGAGGCTGCAAATGGAGAGCGTGTGGAGAGCTTGGCAGCCAACACGTAGGTGCCATCCAAAGCATCTTCAGCTGAGTCCGTCTGACTCCTTGTACTTTGGCCTTGTCCTCCTCGTGTTTTCTGTGGCTTCCCCCGTTGAGACACCTGCTCTCCTGACACCTGCCTGGCCAGCACCTCGGGGCCTGTCTCTGGGGAAGGTCACCCCACCTACGCCAAGGAGCACCATGACCACATGTGTGCGTTCACCCATCacatttttccccttcttttctttttaaaatttacttactgGAGCTGGCACTATGACTCAATtgcttaatcctccacctccaagcaccagcatcccatttgggcaccagtttgtgccctggctgtttcacttcccatccagcttcttgtttacggcctgaaaaagcagtggaggatgacccaaagccttaggaccctgcacttgcctggaagaagttcctggttcctggcttcagatcagctcagctctggctgttgcagccatttgggaagtgaaccagcaaatggcagatctttctgtctctcctccctgaaaatctgtcttttgaataaaaactaagtaaatctaaaaaaattatttattagaaagagtcacagagagagatggaaagaagctctaccattcactggttcactccccatatggctacaaAGGCCtaaactgggccagtctgaagccaagagctgggtcttccacatgggtacagggacccaagcacttgggtcagccTGTTCTGttcttccaggcacatcagcaaggagtggattgaaagtggagcaaccaggactcgaaccagcatccagCGCTACAGGCAGTCGCTTTACCCACACTGTCTCTGGCCCATGCCCATCACGTTCTAAGGCGCATCCAGTGTCTGTCCACCTCTTTCCCTGTGTTTCCAAGTCCTGCTCCTGACAGGTTCCTTTGGATTTCTCTGACCCTGGAGCCTATCTGAGCAGCAAAAGGCCAGACCAGCCTCTCCTCTTCTCACATCCAATCTCCAGGGTCTTCCAAGCTGCTGGGGCCCACCCAatcatatgagagagagagagctgtccatggtctccccagccaggccccacACCTGAGAACTTCCTAAATCTCTCCACATCTCCCTCCAGGATTCCCTTGttctttctgcttcttccctGTTCCCCCTGTTGTCCCAGCACTGCATCCTGGGCATCCCTAGTGCCCTCTGTCCAGGTCCTCAGCTCCCAAGGCTCCCATGatctgggatgggggtggggagggggcagcatcatccactttctctgtcttctgtttcctggagAGGCCCCCAGCCCACGTCACTGTCTTCTTCACCCACAGAGCTCACCTCTACCTGCCTCCGCCCCCACCTTTACCTGGCTAACCCTTCACTCACTCTTCAAAGCAAATTGAGCATCACCAGTTCCAGGAACACATCTTGGACCCCACCCAGCCTAGATTACAGACGCCTCAGCTCGGCACCCACACATTTGTGTGTGACTCCCCCGTGGTGCTCACCACATTGTGTCGTAATCACCTGCTTTGTGTCTGGCCTCTCCACGAAACTGTTCACTTTTTGGTGGCAGAGACCAGGTATACTCACCGCTGGACCTCTCTGTGCACAGCACCTGGCAAAGAGCAACTCCCCACTTGCAGAAACTATTGCTTTGTCCCAGGCCACCCCAAAGAGGATTAGCAGGGGGGAGGCCAAGTAGAGGAAGAACTTTGTCCAAGAAGCTACGGCTCCTACCTCCCCAGCACACGGGCACAGGTGCAAGTACCTCCCCGACTCCCTGGTGCTCCATGATTCCTTCCTGCTGTATTCATTcatctattcttttttatttgaagggaagaatgATAGAGAGATCAGACCTTCCTTATGCTGGCCTACTCCTCTCAGATGCTTGTactagccagggctggagcaggctgaagtcaCTAGTCAGGAACCAAGCACtgggaactccactcaggtctcccacgttggtggcaggaacccaagtacctgctCCATCATCAGCTGCCACCAGAAAGCTGGTTAGGAAGAGGTGTGACTTGAACCCATGCACAGATTCAGGTGCACCACGTGGCACTTGTcatcaggctcctccatcagttCTGCAGTGAGCCAGGAGGGCATTTTCAGGCTTCTTGGCTGCCTTCCTTGCAGGTGCACCTCAGGTACAGCACGAAAGAGCTTTGCCCAGGAGACCCTGCTTGTGTTGCTTTGAAGGAAAAGAGCTCACACTGCCAGTGTTGTTCTGCAAGAGGCTCCTTCCGCTTAATCCTACTTGTGGGATAGCATCCACTTccaccctcctttctctctctctctctctctctctctctctctctctctttttcttcctgatcTATAATAGGAATCCTGTGAGCACCATTTACATTGTCAAACATTTTGGTAGCTTCCACTTCTGTATTATTGCCCATGACCCTGCAAGAGGCACTCGCACACAGTGCCTCAGTGCACGCCCgggtgaggaggaaggggaagaaagggTAGTCTCTAACCCTTCCAAGCAAGCGAATTCAAACCCGGGACTGCAAATTGCAAGCTGTGTGGCCAGCTCTATGAGAACTGCTGCGCTGAGCAGAGCTAACAATAGCCCCGCTTAGCAGCCCCGGGGCAGCTGAcgtggcccggcccagccctcccgcccaggcaggcaggcaggcaggcgggcaggcaaGCGAGCGAGCGCCGGCACAGGCAAAGGGGCCCGGCTTGGCCTGACCAGTGGCCGCCGCTTATCAGAGCTGGGTTCTGGCGCCGGTTACGTAACTGGGGCGCTAATGCTGTTTTACTTGTCGATGGAACCCAAATTAAAAGAGGAAATTATTCTCCCGATGCTCAACTCGCCTAATCCCCATCTGTCTCTCCCCTGGTCTCCCGCACGCGCTGAGCGCTCGCATCTAAAGGTCTTGAACGCGTTCCAGATTTCTAATTCCGTTTGCTTATGCAACCAAAAATATGATGGCCGCGTTTCCTGGGGGTGATGAAGTCTGTATTCTGGGCTCCGGGCACACTAAAAACGGCAGCGCCGGGGCCCCGCGTCGCTCGCGCGCACACCACGCGCCGGCTTTTTTTGGTTCCTCCCAGGCGCGGGCAGCTCTGCAGTCGCGGGGGCCCAGCTGGGCAGAGCCTGGGAAGCCTCCGGGGGAGTCTGGAGGCGCAAGGGACTGCATCCCGGCTGGGCTTGaggctggtggggtggggggctgtggcGACTGCTCTGATCGTCCCAGAATCCCTGCTTCCTCCTCCgttctgccttccttctctgGTGCCTGCGTGTTAGGCGCAGGAACACATTTTTCATACGTGTGTCCCGCAGAGATCTGTTGAAAATGGTTTCTCACCCGCATCGTGGATTCTGGAATAGGCGACACATAGGACCCCATACGCCCATGAGCAGTGCAGTGATCAAGCCACAGAGAAATGTCCGCATGGGGAATGTTGCCTCTGTTAAGAACGGGGCAGACCCCGACTTCATGCCTCGAATAGAAAGGCGGTCACAGCTCGGCTCGCTGAGGGGCACTGCGGAAGCCCACATGCCTCTGGCCAGAGATTCGCTACACCCCtcggaggaggaggaaaagaagcagCATAAAAAGAAACGGTTGGTTCAGAGTTCAAACTCTTGCTTTGTGGATGTAAGATCACCACAGCGTTCAGCCGTGCTTCTCTGTGTGGGCTGCTCCACTGTGCTGTGCCAGTCCACGGGAGGGAAGGCCCGGCTCCCAGGAGGCCGTTCCTTTAGAAAAAAGCAGCATTAGTGACCCATGCAAATCCCTGGATTTGTGTTTTCTCACGGAAAGCCTTATCCAAAGTTCAGATATTCTGGTGAATCTACTAAGACAATggaattttgtttgattttataaGGTATACAAGTTATCCCCTATTTTGATGTCATTGTATCAATTAAAGTTTTGATTACGGGCCAAAAAAAGGTGGTTACATTTCTTCTTTCAAAGACGCAAATCACAGAAATATATAGAGCATGGTTGcatctgtgtttttaaaacatttttagttatttatttatttattcgaaaggtggagttacagagagtttccacccactggttcattctccaaatggctgcaaagacgagggctgagccaggccaaagccaggagccagctgcctCCTCCGGGTCTAcaatgtaggtgcaggagcccaaggacttggaccatccttcactactCTCTTAGaccctaagcaggaagctggatcagaaacagaacatctgggacacaaacatgcagctgtatgagatgccagcgctgcaggcagtggctttacttgctaagccacaacaccagtccctcaCTTGTGCTTCTTAAGATCCATAAACGTCGACAAGGTAGAGTCCTCCCTTGTTGGGGTGGGAACCAGAGTGGGATAAGGAAGTAGAGGGCaggggagagattttttttttttactctatatTCTATGTTATATGAATCATACTAAGGAACTGCATCTGTGTGttgtgtcatttttaaattttatttgtttatgcaGCCTATGtggaaagcagagacacagagctagacagagacagggagagggagcttCCCTTTTCCGAATGGCCGCtaatggccggggctgggccaagctgtagccaagagccaggagctccacccaggtctcctgtgggggtgggaggaggctaAGTCTTGGGGCtaagtcacctgctgcctcccaaggtatgcaTTAGTGGGAAGGGGGGCAGGAAGGCACGTCAGTGTGGGACGTGGTGGGGCTCACACACTGCATCAAACTGTTTCATGCTGAAGGTTGACTTCTAACATTGTGATAGGAGggggagcagggagctgcctgAATGTGGTGGGACCTAGAGAGGATCCCATTCCCCGTGTCCCTGGCACGGGGCTGCTGGGTGTCTGACCACTGTTTTTCAGGCTTCTGCCAGTTAGGCCACTGTTGCGAATTCTGAAGCTTGAACGGTTCACTGCACGGTTCACTCAAATACCAAGGATCCCCTTATCCACATGGAAGGGCATCCTCTGGGGGTGCCCAGGCTGCCCACACCACTGACTGGGAGGCTcagcaggaggtgctgggcaTGTCTGGAGAAGTGTCCTCTGCCCTGCCTTCTCAGGGCAACAGGCAGAGCTCCCTGAAAACCTCCAATGAGGAGGGCAGGGTCTAACGTCCCTAAGCCACAGGGGTACCTCCTCCTGCATGCCACAGGTCCCCACCACCTGCACAGCCCCATCACCGGGGCCCTCTGCACATCCATGGGGTGgccagagaagcagcagggaggtggttgaTCCCCTAAGGGGGACATGGCCTGCAGCCCAGGTTTGTCTGCCCCAGGCTCCTCCAAGGCTTACTGATGGTCCCAAGGCATGATCATCTCAAACCAAGGGTTCATGATCTAGCCATGCTGTGCTCAGCAATGCAGAGGGGTCAGCTCAGAAGCCTTTTGCTGGGCTGAGGAGCTGTGGCCCAGGGAACTAGGGAAGATGGCAGGCAGGCCCAGCCAAGGAAAGCTAAAACTGAGAGATGGGAGTAAGCATGAGGCGTGGGAAAAGGAGAGGTTCCCCTCACCTGGGAGAGATTAACAGAGCAAAACAAAcccttggaaaagaaagaaagaaacaaacaaacccttGTCCTGCCAAGAGGCtatggaaggagagggagaggcagggacagcTCACGGCTGCTGGAGGAGGTGTGTGGGGCTGACACTCATCCTGGGCACACAGCTGAGGGTCCCTACA includes the following:
- the LOC101520032 gene encoding small ribosomal subunit protein eS27-like, with amino-acid sequence MPLARDSLHPSEEEEKKQHKKKRLVQSSNSCFVDVRSPQRSAVLLCVGCSTVLCQSTGGKARLPGGRSFRKKQH